Within Theileria orientalis strain Shintoku DNA, chromosome 4, complete genome, the genomic segment TTTTTGTACAGCATACTAAAATGTATACCTATTCATAGACTCAATATTTAACCAATTAGACCATCGCCAGCCATTTTTGAATTCTTGTGTTactcaatatataaatctCCAAAATGAATTTTCTAGCCCACACACTCGCCATATTTTGGGCGctatttatctttttaaattatacagTAAATTCCAGCAAGTTAGAAAGCACATTACATAGCACAAATTCTGATATTACTCAAATGTTCTCCTTCACAGGATTGAGCAGGAGAAAAATCGTCATTTTCGATGATAACATGGCAAACGAGTTCGTAAATACGGTAAAACCTAAAGGTTTGCATAAAACAAGAATAGATCTAGATTTTCCGCAGACAACAAGCACAACCACAACCATCTATAGGGTGGTCCAGTTTTTAATGAACGGATCTGTAACAGAGCTGCAAAGAGAACTGTATAAAGACGTAGTGCTAAAGTTGACCGGACACGGGGTACACGGCAGCGTTAAAGGTCCGTGTAAAGTCGATGTTGTTCTGAATTTGTCTCTCCCGAGCAGCTTCCAAAGCAACGGAGTGTTTGAACCGAAGGCCGAAGGAATGAAACGGGAGTTCTCgttaaacaaaaacgaAACGAAAGTGATAACTTTCGAAAACGTTTTTGACGACGATTTTCCAATGGATCACTTCTGGGCAAACTTCAGTGTTCGGGGAAAGTGTAACATGTACGTGGACGTAGAGCTCATAAAACCTGACAATTCATCGGaaacattataaaaaactaaTTCAAAATCGATATTTAAGAGTcaataaaacacacaacAAATGAAGTTCAGACGAAGCGACGAATTCGCAATTTTGGACAAATTCGTTCATGATTTACATATAATCAGataatataattgtaatttaatctTCGGAATATAAATGAAagattatttaaatatgtgtaagcaACACTAAAATTATTTCTAAGTGAAAACAGCCTGGATTCTTTGTTGTCGTGCTACCCAGTATGGATGAcagaatttataaaatttcatTCGGTAGccaatatatattttagaaATGATAATTATAGTCACATACCATTAACTTATTCGATCGCAAAATGCGTCTCTGTAACCACAGTTACAACGAAGAAAAGAAGGTTGTTCCCAAATCCTcaaaaaaaacaaagagaGTTGAACCAGCTGGATTCGTCTTTTTCATATTGAGAGAATGGAACGCAAGAATCGCTTTTGAAGGTATTCAAATTTTTTACCGACTGGAGgagataataaatattttccGCATCCATTAATTGAATTTGTAGATATTTTTGAAGTGGACCTGAACACGAGGAAGGCGGAGTTCGGAATCTCGGAACTGGACCTGGAAAAAGTCAAAAACTTCTCAAACTACTGCCAAAAGTACGAAGTCGCAAGTTTCATCTACGCCCATAAGCTGGCATGGAGCAGGATAATGCTAAGCGACTTCGAAACGTTGTCAGAATCGGAGACGGGAGACGAGACCgtgtcgaagaagaaggagaagaagttCAAGAGCATAAAAACGCTGGGACTGGTGAGGAATTTCATCTCAAAGAACACGTGTGCATACGAACTGCTGAACTGCACGGACTCTGACGAGACTTCGAAGATCAAGGCAAACTACAGGAAGCTGgtactgctgctgcaccCGGACAAGAGCAACAACCAGAACGTGCCAGATGACCTGAAGGATTACGAGAAGAAGTACAGAGTCTCCTCGCTCACGAGGGAGCAGAAGAGCGACATGTTTCTACTACTGCAAGATGCGTTCACAATTCTCAGCGGTAAGTTACACATAAGGCTGAAATTCCGGTTTAGACCCGGATATGAGACTGGAGTACGATTCAAACCTGCCATTTGACGAGTACATACCAACGAACGAAGAAGCGAAGAAAAAGGACTTCTTCCAACTGTTCGGACCAGTGTTTAAGATGAACTCGAGGTAAGAGACGAGAATtaggaataaaaatagaaatataattaaaccATTAATTATGACAAGATTTAAATAGAATTATGACCATTGACAATAATTGACTAGAAGTATAACCATTGACAAGATTTGACTATAATTATAGCCATTGAAATGGCAtaatacaacaataacTTAGGTGGTCGAGAGTAAAGCCAGTGCCGCTTTTGGGAAGCAACGAAAGCGACGACAAGTACGTAGAGGAGTTTTACGAGTTCTGGCGATCATTCGAAACACTGAGAACATTCAGCCACGCAGCTCCACACCTGCTGGAGGACGCAGAAAGCAGAGAGGAAAAGCGGTGGATGGAAAGAGAAAACCTGAAGGTGCAGAAGAAGCtagtgaagaaggagcagcTAAGAATACAAAAACTGGTAGATTTATCGCAGCAATAGTAAGTCTTAAATCAAGTGCATAGGTTACAGTAGAGTTAGATACcgtaaatatacaaaatatttgttagaATAtgcttacacattattgACTAGAATAtgcatacacattattgGTTATAGTACAAAATCTAAGCATTGTTAATGATGGTAACACTAACATTCATATTTAGTGACCCTAGACTAAAGAGGAGACAAGA encodes:
- a CDS encoding DNA-binding chaperone; translated protein: MRLCNHSYNEEKKVVPKSSKKTKRVEPAGFVFFILREWNARIAFEDIFEVDLNTRKAEFGISELDLEKVKNFSNYCQKYEVASFIYAHKLAWSRIMLSDFETLSESETGDETVSKKKEKKFKSIKTLGLVRNFISKNTCAYELLNCTDSDETSKIKANYRKLVLLLHPDKSNNQNVPDDLKDYEKKYRVSSLTREQKSDMFLLLQDAFTILSDPDMRLEYDSNLPFDEYIPTNEEAKKKDFFQLFGPVFKMNSRWSRVKPVPLLGSNESDDKYVEEFYEFWRSFETLRTFSHAAPHLLEDAESREEKRWMERENLKVQKKLVKKEQLRIQKLVDLSQQYDPRLKRRQDRLRLEKLERLKKVQEAKQLEMKKLELEKEKERLELQQAAERTKYEKQIAKKLRQQLRIVSQRDDKFTEIAKNFDKLTNFEYGEIVKYSKEMYSIIKLEFDFARSANSEYLEELKSCDTQLKEFEVENDISEQLSGLFESIAAKLDPPGQNTNAELTPAQQQTQKTELKQDVKVEGESGWTTGDLGRLAKAVEANPPGTPGRWNLISKFVRTKSAGQCIEMAKLVATNADISSYMASETRAAGINGDSTAAVNNGPTKTNGNAFEQALAKYPSHIDPLVRWRKIASEVPGKTPKECLSRFKEVSFDHAY